One window of Brassica napus cultivar Da-Ae unplaced genomic scaffold, Da-Ae ScsIHWf_270;HRSCAF=446, whole genome shotgun sequence genomic DNA carries:
- the LOC106359847 gene encoding heavy metal-associated isoprenylated plant protein 41-like yields MRQRIVLKIDMSENEKAIKKAMKLASGASGVRSVGIQGQNDQLVVVGAGIDTAELTRLLRKKVCPTTSIVTVQAAPPPRPQQQQQQPQFHLMEHHNEMAPARRCICEIPNSGFCGFCRLPPYQMVALPYPAPVVYREESDGCRIM; encoded by the exons ATGAGG CAAAGGATAGTTCTGAAGATTGATATGAGCGAGAATGAGAAAGCAATAAAGAAAGCTATGAAACTCGCGTCAGGAGCATCAG GTGTGAGATCTGTCGGGATTCAGGGACAGAACGATCAGTTGGTTGTTGTGGGAGCGGGAATTGACACGGCCGAGCTAACACGTCTGCTCCGGAAGAAAGTTTGTCCCACCACGTCCATCGTCACCGTTCAGGCAGCACCGCCTCCACGGCcccagcagcagcagcagcaaccgCAGTTTCATCTAATGGAACATCACAACGAGATGGCTCCGGCTAGAAGATGCATATGCGAGATACCGAATTCGGGTTTCTGCGGGTTTTGTAGACTACCCCCTTACCAGATGGTAGCTCTGCCATATCCAGCTCCCGTGGTCTACCGTGAAGAATCTGATGGTTGCAGAATCATGTGA
- the LOC111215872 gene encoding uncharacterized protein LOC111215872 codes for MNFCEWDPGTRGVTGISVHQYGELEATRKGFKGLESTDLIEITSDLIQNGELGIEGFWCFLGVWSRNLQGMILNQKGEVAALEFKEQIYGSVFLRVWKVSMGTRPSSPPASVRSVQRQLVMEKEQNSRRRRVSQTPNLMPPNLRSSMTTQEVEGLCEQLACSIFNFNFVFQFNKLYERLIEIFFGYFVGSTCPLCFIVLPYVGLNWNKTRLFGFWFWLGCGGCFSGLSLTVSKHQRPCLQDGFTIEELLCLVSLNHPQISHVCTEVFELVEIGQKDSRMVLFLRMGWSSICFLIRMKWWFCVSVVFFQTRELGSLAQEVQQLWRGDINGGLRKSKAEVLFFRRVLVVQYYIPVKVFYVLQDTHKVWYFLMFNKNRISIISNHRGWTLKVARGLISVDDQEFIWSGLERIWIHGRWEVIFNTHMLIEAVRLQWGVRFWSMLQIIYFGIVKDQVYDNTIHTNYAECILVTQGFLTPDCLARMSFLKKNYDSVELEL; via the coding sequence ATGAATTTTTGCGAATGGGATCCGGGGACTCGAGGGGTTACAGGAATCTCGGTTCATCAATATGGGGAGTTAGAGGCGACACGCAAAGGATTCAAAGGATTGGAAAGTACAGATCTGATTGAGATTACAAGCGATCTCATACAAAATGGAGAATTGGGAATTGAGGGATTTTGGTGTTTCTTGGGAGTTTGGTCTCGGAATCTCCAAGGTATGATTCTGAACCAGAAAGGGGAAGTAGCTGCTTTGGAGTTTAAGGAACAGATTTACGGATCTGTTTTCCTCCGAGTTTGGAAGGTTTCGATGGGGACTAGGCCCTCGTCGCCACCTGCAAGCGTACGGTCAGTACAACGGCAACTCGTCATGGAGAAGGAGCAAAACAGCAGGAGGAGAAGGGTCTCGCAAACCCCAAACCTTATGCCACCAAATCTTAGAAGTAGCATGACGACACAAGAAGTGGAGGGTTTATGCGAGCAGTTGGcgtgttctatttttaattttaattttgtttttcagtttAATAAGCTCTATGAGCGTcttattgagattttttttggttattttgttgGTTCTACTTGTCCCCTGTGTTTCATTGTCTTGCCCTATGTGGGTTTGAATTGGAACAAGACGAGActctttggtttttggttttggcttgGATGTGGCGGTTGTTTTAGTGGTCTTTCTCTTACGGTTTCAAAACACCAGAGGCCATGTCTGCAAGATGGTTTTACTATAGAGGAGCTACTGTGTTTGGTCTCATTAAACCATCCACAGATATCACATGTGTGTACGGAggtgtttgagttggtggagATCGGTCAAAAGGATAGTAGAATGGTTTTATTTTTGCGTATGGGTTGGTCTtctatttgttttcttattcgGATGAAATGGTGGTTTTGTGTCTCTGTGGTATTTTTTCAAACAAGGGAGTTAGGGAGTTTGGCTCAAGAAGTCCAACAATTATGGAGAGGGGATATCAATGGTGGGTTACGAAAAAGCAAGGCTGAGGTTTTATTTTTTCGAAGAGTTTTGGTGGTCCAATATTATATTCCTGTGAAGGTTTTCTACGTCTTACAAGATACACATAAGGTCTGGTACTTTCtaatgtttaataaaaatagGATTTCAATTATAAGTAATCATCGGGGATGGACTTTAAAAGTGGCACGTGGTTTAATATCTGTTGATGATCAAGAGTTTATTTGGAGTGGTTTAGAGAGAATCTGGATACATGGGAGATGGGAGGTTATATTCAATACACACATGTTAATTGAGGCAGTACGGCTTCAATGGGGTGTACGGTTTTGGTCCATGTtgcaaattatatattttggtatAGTGAAAGATCAGGTTTATGACAATACGATTCACACAAATTATGCCGAGTGCATTCTGGTTACTCAGGGTTTCCTCACACCCGATTGTCTAGCTCGAATGagctttttgaaaaaaaattatgatagtGTTGAGCTGGAATTGTAG
- the LOC106359014 gene encoding pectinesterase inhibitor-like has protein sequence MKQFTGNSPASFLSFSIGGNADSSLISDLCKHCDDPKLCLSTIKSRPESGEFAATSNQIEIIAISVASSDASATSAYIKENLSHEDLEPATEATFEDCQKNYQDAVEQLDDSISAMLADAHADVDVWLHAAISAIESCATELESRGGNDAELSKRNEVFLKLCKNALVINKMLS, from the coding sequence ATGAAGCAATTCACCGGCAATTCACCTGcatcatttctttctttctccatCGGTGGAAATGCTGATTCCAGTTTAATTTCCGATCTGTGCAAACATTGTGACGACCCAAAACTCTGCCTCTCTACCATAAAGTCGCGCCCTGAGTCCGGTGAATTTGCAGCCACCAGCAACCAAATTGAGATTATAGCTATCTCCGTTGCATCGTCAGACGCATCTGCTACTTCTGCTTACATCAAGGAAAATCTGAGCCACGAGGATTTGGAGCCAGCAACGGAGGCCACATTTGAAGACTGCCAGAAAAACTACCAAGATGCTGTGGAGCAGCTCGACGACTCAATATCCGCCATGCTCGCTGACGCACATGCTGACGTTGATGTCTGGCTGCATGCGGCGATAAGCGCCATAGAGTCATGTGCTACCGAGTTAGAGTCACGCGGAGGAAATGATGCAGAGCTTTCAAAGAGAAACGAGGTGTTTCTAAAGTTGTGCAAAAACGCTTTGGTGATAAACAAGATGTTATCCTGA